Genomic segment of Thermoleophilia bacterium:
ATTCGGCTGCTCCCCATCTCTATCTGGTGTCCAAGGCGTACTACGATCGAGTGGGTGAGCAGGAGTTTGTCGCCAAGCCGGTTGGCACAGGCCCTTATAAGTTTGTGGAATGGAAAACGGGCGAATACTTAGATCTTGTTCGCTTCGACGAATATTGGGGCCAGAAACCGGCAGTGGTCAAGGGGCATATGGTTTTCGTTCCTGACCCCATGACTCGGGTGCAGATGCTGCAAGCTGGCGAAGTCAACCTCGTTGACACTACGCCTTGGGATCAGGTCAACATGTTAAAAGAGAAGGGCTTTAACGTGGCCATTCTCGATTCTGCTCCGTCCATCTCGGTGCAGTTCCATACGAAGAATCCCAAGGCGCCGTGGGGCGATGTCCGCGTGCGTAAAGCCATTGCTCTAGCCATCGACAAGGAATCCATACAGAAAGATCTGTTCCACGGCGTTCCTGGCTTAAACGCCTGGCCTGCAGACTGGGAAGTGGGTTACAACCCAGAGCTGCAGCCATACCCGTTTGATCTAGAGCAGGCCAAGAAGCTGATGGCCGAAGCCGGCTATGCCAACGGCTTTAAGATGCCCCTCTACTACCCGATGATGGGCGCCGAGATGCAGCAAGCTGCCGAGGCGGTTTCACTATACCTGCAAGCGCTAAAGATCACCTGTGACGTCCAGGCTCTGGAAATGGGCAAGATGATGGAGTCCATGCGTACCTGGGCCATGGATCCCAACGCGCAAGTAGTGATAATTATGGGTCCGCTGATGAGAGGGTCGCCGGATCCGATCATCGGTCTCCAGCGGCAGTTCTATGGCAAGAACCCCATGGGCATGTACGAGAACCCGCAGGTCGATGCTGACATCGAGCAGGCGCTTGTCACCTACGACAACACCAAGCGTGGTCAGCTGATTGCTGATGCCTTCAAGCGGATCTACGAAGACGTGGCGGTAGCGCCAATTGTGGCTGGCGTAGTGGCTTATGCCACAAGTCCCGATCTGGTGTTCACCCCAGCAGCCTGTGATCCGGCGGTGCTTTACCTCAAGAACATTGCCCGGAAGTAAAGCTTGCGACAGAGGGGCCCCGCGCTGGTATGGCGGACTTGTGGGAAGGTGAAGTCAGGGGGCGCGGCCGGGGCCGGAAGCGGCCCGGCCGCGCCCCCTCACTTTGTGGGTCCTGCCAACAAGACGTGCATGTTCCGGGTGGTAAGGCGAGCAGGGAGCGTGCGTCTAGGGAGTTGCGAGTCATATGGCGGTAAGAGGGGTGTATACGGAAGCCGAGCGGCGCATGCTCGCTGAAGAGGCTAAGCGGTTTACGCAGATTGAAGGCTGGCATCAGCCTAAGCGGCCGATCGTTGCAACTGAGGAAGTTCTTAGGCGAGTGGGTCTGGGGGTAGATCCCTGGAACCCGCTCTGGCACGACGAGACTTATGCCCAAAGGACGCGGTGGGGCCGACTGCAGGCATTCCCCACTTTCCTAGGCTTCTTTGGTGAGACAGGAATCATGTCTCTTAGGGCTCCCGCAGAATGCGGGGAGCAATACATGATCTGGATGGGCGAAGACTACGAGTTCGACCGGCCTGTATTGGCCGGAGACGCTATTAGGGTGTACCAGCATCGCCCCCAACTTTTGGACGTCACCCCGCTAGATGGCCAAGGTCCGCGCACTTACGGACTAGTTGAGGGCGACCTAGAATATTTCGACCACGAAGGGCGCCGTCTGGGTCGACTGCGGAACTACGTGCAACGTACCTTCCGCTTTGAGCGACCAACGATTCACCCGATGCCCGAATACACCTACACGAAGGAGGAGCTTCTCTACCTGGGCGAGTTGATGAAGGGCGAGAGAATTCGGGGTGCTGACACCCTTTACTGGGAAGACGTCGAGGTCGGTAGTCTACTGACTCCAATCGTAACTGGCCCCACTAGCATGGCTACCAATTCGTTACCGGCAGCCATTGTTCCAGATCCGGGCGATTTCTTTGCCCACGCTCGCCAATTCTTCCTGGCCTCTCTTGGTGATCCCTTGGGCCCTGAGTTCATTCCGGATCCCACTGATCCAACGGGCAGTCATTACCGAGTGCGGGGTGGGCCTATGGGGCGGCACTACTCAGACTTGGCTGCTCAGGCTGAGGGCGAGCCATGCGCTTGGCTGTTTGGAGTGGTTTCGCGATTTTCACTGTTGCGGGTTCTGACCAACTGGATGGGGGATGACGGCGTGGTTCGCCGCTTCTGCTGGCGCCACATGACTCGT
This window contains:
- a CDS encoding ABC transporter substrate-binding protein, which codes for MRVTRDRAQWGFVVLLALSVIGLMLFVAACGEKETTTTGGATTASSASTSTSAPSTETTGAGSTETTGAAAGDIEEVAVAVSLEPQSLDPTSSKFNPMNYPVLANIFDALVSVNNTGQPDMGKGVAESWTISPDGLTIEFKLKEGIKFHSGDPLTAADVVFSHERAVANNPEYGGLFAQGFDHVEAVDDRTVKFVFTKPNVLFMYSAAPHLYLVSKAYYDRVGEQEFVAKPVGTGPYKFVEWKTGEYLDLVRFDEYWGQKPAVVKGHMVFVPDPMTRVQMLQAGEVNLVDTTPWDQVNMLKEKGFNVAILDSAPSISVQFHTKNPKAPWGDVRVRKAIALAIDKESIQKDLFHGVPGLNAWPADWEVGYNPELQPYPFDLEQAKKLMAEAGYANGFKMPLYYPMMGAEMQQAAEAVSLYLQALKITCDVQALEMGKMMESMRTWAMDPNAQVVIIMGPLMRGSPDPIIGLQRQFYGKNPMGMYENPQVDADIEQALVTYDNTKRGQLIADAFKRIYEDVAVAPIVAGVVAYATSPDLVFTPAACDPAVLYLKNIARK
- a CDS encoding MaoC family dehydratase N-terminal domain-containing protein, producing MAVRGVYTEAERRMLAEEAKRFTQIEGWHQPKRPIVATEEVLRRVGLGVDPWNPLWHDETYAQRTRWGRLQAFPTFLGFFGETGIMSLRAPAECGEQYMIWMGEDYEFDRPVLAGDAIRVYQHRPQLLDVTPLDGQGPRTYGLVEGDLEYFDHEGRRLGRLRNYVQRTFRFERPTIHPMPEYTYTKEELLYLGELMKGERIRGADTLYWEDVEVGSLLTPIVTGPTSMATNSLPAAIVPDPGDFFAHARQFFLASLGDPLGPEFIPDPTDPTGSHYRVRGGPMGRHYSDLAAQAEGEPCAWLFGVVSRFSLLRVLTNWMGDDGVVRRFCWRHMTRTRVGDAMVGEGRVMARRIKDGEHLVDLHLWLRNLRGNISEAALATVCLLSRGEGAPEVRSDVAAQFAVGDKVRLRPKAEWPNPPGFRFAGAEGTVVKWVEYDEPMKEFQGLVVCVRIDRASGEAEPYVGSTLMFLSSDLERV